One window of the Alligator mississippiensis isolate rAllMis1 chromosome 5, rAllMis1, whole genome shotgun sequence genome contains the following:
- the LOC102576189 gene encoding flavin-containing monooxygenase 3 has translation MHETMLKKVAIIGAGVSGLASLKCCLEEGLDPICFERSDDIGGLWNFTEQAEEGKASIYHSVFTNSCKEMMCYPDFPFPDDYPNYMHNTKLQEYIKMFAKHFDLLKYIKFKTMVIKVTKCPDFSVTGQWDVITEKDGKEESSVFDAVMVCSGHHVYPNFPAEQFPGIKKFKGSYFHSREYKGPEKFKGKKVLVVGLGNSGSDIAVELSHTASQVYLSSRSGSWVMSRVWDNGYPWDMLYVTRFETFVRNSLPTSISDWLYVKKMNQKFKHENYGLMPLNGTLRKEPVFNDDLPSRIVCGMVVIKPNVKEFTETSVIFQDGTKQENIDCVIFATGYSYAYPFMEDDSIIKCRDNEVTLYKGILPPLLEKPTMAVIGLVQSLGAIIPTSELQARWTIKVFKGLFKLPPVSSMMDDIDEKMGKKLKWFGNSSTLQTDYIVYMDELASAIGVKPNILKLFLMDPRLALEVYFGPCSPYQFRLTGPGKWNGARNAILTQWDRTLKVTRTRVVHGSKTGFPLLNLLTILFFPLLLIAVFLMFN, from the exons atgcat GAGACCATGTTAAAAAAAGTGGCAATTATTGGAGCTGGTGTCAGTGGACTGGCATCCCTTAAGTGTTGCCTGGAGGAAGGACTTGATCCCATCTGCTTTGAGAGAAGTGATGACATTGGAGGACTCTGGAATTTCACA GAACAGGCAGAGGAGGGCAAAGCCAGCATCTACCATTCCGTGTTCACCAACTCCTGCAAAGAAATGATGTGCTATCCTGACTTTCCTTTCCCTGATGATTATCCAAATTACATGCACAATACTAAGCTCCAGGAATACATAAAGATGTTTGCCAAACACTTTGATCTTTTGAAATACATAAAGTTCAAG ACCATGGTCATCAAGGTAACAAAATGCCCTGATTTCTCCGTCACTGGCCAGTGGGATGTTATTACAGAAAAGGACGGGAAGGAAGAGTCCTCTGTATTTGATGCTGTCATGGTTTGTTCTGGGCACCATGTATATCCAAATTTCCCAGCTGAACAATTCCCTG GGATTAAAAAGTTTAAAGGCAGCTACTTCCACAGCCGGGAATACAAAGGTCCAGAAAAATTCAAGGGGAAGAAAGTGCTTGTGGTTGGATTGGGAAACTCTGGCTCTGATATTGCTGTTGAGCTTAGTCACACAGCATCTCAG gtTTATCTTAGCTCCAGGAGTGGCTCCTGGGTGATGAGTCGTGTTTGGGATAATGGTTACCCATGGGATATGCTATATGTAACTCGCTTTGAAACCTTTGTCCGAAATTCCCTCCCGACCTCCATCAGTGACTGGCTGTACGTGAAGAAGATGAATCAGAAGTTTAAGCATGAGAACTATGGCCTGATGCCTTTAAATGG AACTCTGCGCAAAGAGCCGGTGTTCAACGATGACCTCCCAAGCCGTATTGTCTGTGGGATGGTGGTGATAAAACCCAATGTGAAGGAATTCACGGAAACCTCAGTTATATTTCAAGATGGAACCAAGCAGGAAAATATTGATTGTGTCATCTTTGCAACAGGCTACAGCTATGCTTATCCCTTTATGGAAGATGACTCCATTATCAAATGCAGAGACAATGAGGTTACTTTGTACAAAGGCATTCTCCCTCCTCTACTAGAGAAGCCAACTATGGCTGTCATTGGGCTGGTCCAGTCTCTTGGTGCAATTATTCCAACTTCTGAACTCCAGGCTCGCTGGACTATCAAGGTTTTTAAGG GATTATTTAAGCTTCCTCCAGTAAGCAGCATGATGGATGATATTGATGAAAAAATGGGGAAGAAACTCAAATG GTTTGGAAACAGCAGTACCCTACAGACAGATTACATAGTCTACATGGATGAACTGGCTTCTGCCATTGGAGTGAAACCCAATATTCTGAAGCTGTTTCTGATGGACCCAAGACTGGCCCTGGAAGTTTACTTTGGCCCATGCAGTCCATACCAGTTTCGTCTAACAGGTCCAGGAAAGTGGAATGGAGCCAGAAATGCTATCCTGACCCAGTGGGACCGGACACTGAAGGTCACAAGGACTCGAGTTGTTCATGGTTCTAAGACAGGCTTCCCCCTCTTAAATTTGCTTACAATCCtcttcttccctcttctccttaTTGCTGTTTTTCTGATGTTTAACTAA